CTTTAACACTGATTAGGTGAAGGCGTGTACTCCTTGTTGCCTCTGCTGCAACCTGCAGCAAACAcataggaaaaaaacaaaacaaaacatgcaaccTACTACCCAAAGGACCTTTCCCTCAGTCATTCCCACCAGCTTGGCCACAGTCATGGCAGTCTGTCAGGCAGTAGGGCTTCATAGTCTCACAGTAGTCAGTAAGGCAGGGATTAATCAGATTACTTTGGCTGTGTAAGAAGTTGGTTTGTTTACCTCAATAGATTTCTATGCTGTGCTCTGTTCAGCTCAGACGACATGAGGCTAGTATTAAATGATGTAGCCACTGTTGTGGTTTGTATCTCCTACTCCCGTTTCCTTTCATGTAGATATTTCTCCATGTTCCTCCAAATGGTTTCAATCTGGTGATAGCTCCTCTGTGTGCTGTTAGGATTCCTTCAAAAAAAGACCTGTGGTGGTTTACTGTGCCACAGAATTAGGAACAAATCCAGTGTAATTCACCCTAATGGAGATGGGATGTTAAACGTAAACTGGAATGTGGTGTATGTCGTTGAGCCTCATTtccagattaaaaaaaaaaaaaaaaagtggttgtacatttatttaaaaagataaaatcaatACAAGTTAAAGCTTTGGACCTGTGAAACCAAAATCCTTACATAAGAAGAGGATCTCGTTGGCATCTGAGCCGGCACACGCTCCCCGACTTCAGATACAGTACTTTGACCTCATGCTGTTACTCAGATAAAGTCTTATGTTCTGTTTGAATTAGATAGAAAAGTACAGTGCGTTATTCTGAGAATTTGTCCagaataaattatatattatatatctatataatgtAGAAAGTGTGTGCTCTGTGGCCTTTGGTCTTTGCCTAATCTCGCTCCTCACACTGTACTTGGTTGGTCACGTATCAGAGGACTTTGATGTGTAATTGATTAGACTGGTTTGTGTGATAAATTTGTTTCCAATCTCAGTTGTTCAGTGTAAGAAATTCAATTATTCCTGTGGTGCTAGTTGCACCTGAGTAAGCTATTAAACTGTCACAAGAGAAATTTCTATTTATATGAACTGTTCTGGTTTGATTGACATCAGCTTTGTGTTGAAATTGGTTCGGTTGATTcatttttccctcctcccctcaGATAACTTTGTTGTAGCGATGAATCCTTGAGTTATTTAAGGCTTTTTGTAACTTGTGCCTGTCACAGTAATTTGCCTTCAAGTGCTTTGGAAAAAAGTAATTTCTATGTGTactttgtaatgttttgtaaggttgttttagatttttggcggaggattattttttattgaactaGATTTGGTTCTTAAAAGTATACTGGACccttatttttgtgtatttttaaaccTGTTCTTGACTACACTTTCACTAGCCTAAGGACAGATGATGGTCTGTAATAAATTGCATAGTTCAGCTGTATTTTGTACTTCGTCacaatgtgtaaataaattggTGTAAACCAAAAGAGGCTtgagcacatttattttatcaaacaTCACAAAACCTCTATTTGGAACAACCAGCAGATTTACAAACAGTTCTAGATCTTTTCCCACACGACTCCCTCGATCCTTTAGGATGCTCTAAAGgtacagtatttacataatttaaaaatccTAGTGTCCATGGCAACTCGGCTCCAGACAATAATATTCTTAATTGTACAACTTTTTCTCCTAGAATTTCAGAAGTTGTGACACTTCCTTTACAGTGTCCTAATACAAAGGCACACAGAACATGAACAGTGGAGACTGAATAGAAAAAAGGCAGAACGACACGACACACAACTTAAATTagaggaaatgaagaagaaagaagctTGGTCCTAAAACAGCAGGACACTGTCAGAAGTAAGTGCACGTTGTCCTTCAAGGCTGAGCTGAAAGTCCGAGTGAAGGAGTCTCACCTCCAGTTTTATGTCTTAGCAAAAATCACCTGTTCCTCAGCTGCCCCCTCGACTCAGTCACTGAAAAAGTGCAAAATTCTCTGGACCTCTATTGATGGTCCTTTTAAAAATCCGGCAGCCTGTTTTACACGATTCACAAGGAGCAGCCCGCCATGTACTTCCctgtgagaaataaaaagatgaaattaCTGCCAAAACATGTGGGTTTATAACTAGCTTATTAACGCTTATAAAACAGTTATCAAGGATAAGGGCATTAGTAACAAAATTATAGAGGGcatattaaaatagaaaaactaaaaaaatgagTTTAAAGATATCACACAAAGCTCTTTAAATTGCTATTTCTTTGACTAACGAGCCAAAACTAAATATTCCATAATCAAAATTACTGTGTTTAACTGTCAGTTTGCTAATCAATTACATGAAGTGACTGTTTCAGCAAGTTATTCTTATGACTCAATTCTTCTCTCTGAAGGTCTGTGAATGTTTTCACCCTAATGAGAACCAggcaatttaaagaaaatatccaCTCACATCATAATTTGTCGCCGTCATCACCATCTTCTTAATTGTTAAACTCCATTTTAATTTGCTCTTAAACATTCACTTGAAAAAACGGTAACTTGTAACTGATGTGTTAATGAAGCGCGATTCACCAACACCAATTGTGTGTCATGAGCATCACCTGTGGCGAATCTCTTCTTGACCAGCGACATGCGGTATCGGCCTCCTACCAACTCGACATCCATGCCCGACAGCGAGGCCCCGGAGCCCACAAACTGGACCGCCAGACTGGGTGGAGGACCGCGGGGAACCTCCAGGCACTGCCAGCTGGCACACAGGGTTCCTGAGCCTGGGACATCACCAACGGACAGGCACAAAGATGAATTCACAGTATATAAAAGTGATGGTTTAACATGTGCACAGAATACACACTTCTTTGGTACTGGTCTGTAgaatttctttatctttatttactgtagtttagaGCTGCCAAAATTCATAGATTAATCCATTAGTTGATCGACAGCCATTATTCATCTAAAGCAGCATTTTTAACTAACAAGGGAGAAGTTAATGTGACCGTTCAATACTTTTTAACTGACTCATAAACCAGACAAGTCCTCCTCAGCCTTTAACATCCCCTCCATCACTGACTGCTATGAATAGTTAtgtttcctctgttctcctACACTGTAGCTTCACACTGAGGTAATAATATATCATTATATGAAAcaaggaataaaacaaaatatataaaaaaaaaaaaaaaaaaaaagaatgtgtgGGTGTCTGGTACAAAGACGCACAGAGGTGAAGAAAACTTTGAACTCTAATTTGATACAATTCTCCATTTTTCTATTGAATTAGACCCATAAATGTCTTCTATTACATGCCCTCTGTTATCTGTGCATCATTAAGTTCATTAAATATGAACAACGACCAActtgacacaaaataaaagtgtttgtctTTATATCCGCTCAGTATTCAGAGGCACTTCCACTCTCTCATTTTGTTCACCTCAGCCAGGCGGAGAGCAGCTGCCACGTTCAAATGCTAATGGCGCAGTTAAAAGGTAATGATACGCCTTCAGACTTCGGCATTTTAAAAGGAGAAGGATGTGGAACGCAAAGAGCTATTCATGTAACTCTTAATTACTCATTTCTACATTTGTCTGAGCCGATATAGAGAAGTGAACCAGACGAGAGGCAGCGAAGCAGAAAGTTCTGGCACTAATTTTAATGAGGAGGTGAAAATAAGAGTCAGATGGCTGCCTATGATAGACACAAAACAGGCTGAGACGTGCgtctacgtgtgtgtgtctacgtTTCCTTTATCTTGCTCCCAAATGATAATTTTCTAAAAGCAGGGAGgtgagaagagagaagcagcagcagagctctgacCTTTACTGTGATTGGTTGGGGAAAGATTGGGGAGTTTCCACAGCAGCCGTCGTTCTTCAGCGTTCCTGCCGTGACAAGTGAAAcgtcacttttttttccttatcaTGAGTAATTTTACCCATCACAGCcacccacaaacacataaataacacaTTACCAGTGAAGAGTGATGACAAGTACATGATCTACTACTAGTACTTCATTCtatgatgttcttttttcaTATAAAAAGGTAAATAGAAGCAAATTAATTAAAGATTTATCCTGGTTTCTATCACAATCAATTCTTCTTCATTATTTAATCACATGGCAATGAGTCTAAGTATCTCACAGCTACTCTGAGATCATAACAGTCTACATGGTTAGTTTATGATTCTCACAGTGCAACGATTATCTTTAATGGatttattaagaaaataaagcagtgaaTCGGCTGCTGAACCAGTTACAGGTACAATCCACCACATCGTCGCTGCTCACCAGGACGCGGGCGGCTGGCACTGCAGGTCTGTGGCAGTGTGGTCCAAAGGCAGCAGCACCTGGACCGTAGTGAGTTGGGTGGAGGGCGCGGTGGCGGGGCAGCAGTGATAATCCAAGGACACGCGGGTCACTGTACCACTTCGCTGACACTCTGctgacagaagaagaggagcgCGACCTGGGTCCTGAGACGACACCTGAGCAAATACAAAGACTTCTTGAGTTTAAAGGAGCCTGAGACCGACAATAGAAGTCCAGAGCAAGTACtgtttatataatgtataaagAAAATTAGGTTCTGAAGAAGTGAGCTGAAACTCCAACTTGTAAGAAAGTGTCTAAATATTTCATTGAATTTAATTATGCAGGAAAAAACGAGGAGAAATTATACGATGATGATACCACAGAGAAGCTGAAATTTGAACACCAACCTGATACTTGAGCAGACCGACGTTGTAGTAGGAGGCCTGAGGGTTGActtcagcttctctctgcagGTAGAGCTGCAGAGCCTGCATATTGAACCAAAAGTCTCTGGTGTCCGGGTCACTCTGAGACGGATCACTAGGGAGACATGGAGACAACCTTATGGCAAAGACAGCACGCAGTAACAAAGAGAGGCTTGTAATGAAAATCGCAGGGGACACCTGACCTGTAGAGCAGCTTCTGATTTGGCAGGAAGTGATCGATCCGTGAGATGTTGACCAGCCTGAAGCTGAGAACAGGAACGTTGGGGTTGGCTGTGAAAATCCTGATGATGCCTGCAGGGAAGGACATTGTCAGGTCGCCTGTGATCTTCACCAGACAGCTgtagaaagaggaaaacacacagaacaggtTAAATAAATAgagtttgcttttcttttgttcagtAATCAGCAACTTTTTTTAAAGAGTGGTATCATGCTGACCAGTTGTGCTGTCCACCTTTGAAGTAGGCATTGATATACTCTGTTATAGCTGCTGCCACAGGCCAGGCCTCCTGTGTACTGAGAGAAATGGGACTGGGACCTCTCGACAGGTGCACTGTGGGGAACaatggaataaaataatatttgaaattaAATCTTGTTTAGATAATCAATACCAATCTCATGtctgttaattaaatattcacCAGCACACAGTTAACTTAGCTTTGCATAAATCCTGGTAACAACTAGCCAGTttaaagctaagctaaccattGTCaagctgtagcttcatatttagctCACAGATATCAGAGTGGCATCAATATTTTAAACCAGCTCTTGGCAGGAAATAGAATAAATAGATTTCTTTTTAGTATGTTTGACTCGTCATTATTTGCTGACCTCGCTGCCTTCAAATATCCATCTATTCATTCATGCACTGAGGCTTACGCTGTCTTTGCTGGTGGTCCTGGCGCTGGTAGGGCAGTGGTGAGGGTTGTCCAGCTCTAGCAGGACTGTGTGCTTGGTTTTGTGCCCCCCATTCGTTGTCCCGGGCCTGAGGCCCCCACTCGCTggggctggaggaggaggaggtggtgaggGGAGGGCTGAGCTCCGGCAGAGGGGATGAACACAGGGATCgagactgaaacacacaaggAAAAGCAGCATCAATATTAGcactttgattttcatgtttatttatttacattagcTACTACCTAGGTATCAGCTGCTCTTCTTGGGGTTCCCAAAagtaaatattacaaaataagagAATGTAACAAATAACACAAGGTTACAGCAAATCTTCTTACTTTTCCCAACAGTTCAGTTCGTCCCTACCTGGCTCCATTAGACATTGCATatagtcttttctttttcctttccccCCTTTAGCTCACTCAGAAATTCATAATACAAAGGGAATATGAGTAAATTAGCTGAGCTGTGCCATTAATTGACTGATACTCACTCTCTCAGAGCCACTGAGTCGGCCTGAATTCTTCTTGGCCCGGTTCGCTCTCTGAGGAGCAGCTGTGACCACTTCAGCTGCGTCCTGTCTGAAGTTATGCTTGGACCCTTacaaggacaaacacacacacacaaaatgactcAAAGTGGATCTGAAGtacacactgaaacagaagTACAAGAGGAGAAGTACTCGAAAGTCAAAAAGTCTTGTGTTCAGAGCAGCTGGTGATGTGCTGAACAAGATTCACTGCCAAATAAAGCTGGTATCAAacttaataacattttatttgtattgactgaaatgacagatttagatttagctCTTCctcagaggaaaacaaagataTGCTGCACAAATCACTTATGattactaaccctaaccctgactTTGTCATGAATTTTACCAGATGAAAGCTGCTGAtaaagttttgtgtgtgtgggtttgatGCATCTGTCGCCAAGATTCTAGTGAAAACGATGTAGTTTTTACATAAATGGATCATAAAAGCGACTACGGTGAAATCTACATTTCCTGAATCCTGATTTGCCAGCTgctatataataaataaatataagagCTAAATATACAATATTGCCCTCAACACTACAGCAAAGGACATGAAACTTGTGCTTGTATCCATGTTTGCATCAAGGTATCATTTAAGACTTTACCATCCTTTGCTTTCGTACATGAGAATAAAACTTGAAAGAAGAGATATTTGTACCCTTATGGGAGCCGACGCTGCAGGATATGTGAGTGTTCAGATCCAGACAGTCTTGGTCTTTGTCtgttgaaaaacacaaatcctCCTGCGGGCCTGAATGCCGTGTGAGTGGAGGGGCATTCCTGCGGGGCTCAGTTTCTGATGATctatgtttcctcctctctcctcctcctcctccatctccttttcctcctccttcctgtgtTTTGGAGCTGCTCAGCGCTCCAGACACACTCTCACTGAACGGGTTGTGGACTGAGTTCCAGTGCATCAGCTCCTTCTTTGGCTGGCCTGTGGATAAAGAGCTTGAATTAGCATTGAGTCCCAGCCTATTGCTGTTGGCAGAGCCTCCACTGCTGTTGATGGTGCTGTGTGGAGGCATTaatccagctgctgcagccacagacgACTGGTGCGTTGGGCTGCCAATCATTGTGATTGCGAAGGGGTCATCAGAAGTAACAGGAGGCGGGAGACTGCGGTCTcgtttcctgtctctgtctttgcGATTGGTGGATGACGAtaaagaggaggatgaagttGTTTTAGTGTCAGCAAGGGTGTTGGAGAATGGGTCTCCACGAACCTCCGTCCCCCTGCCCTCTTGAGTTGGACGAGGTGGTGGGCGTGCCCAGGCGTCAGATAGGTTAAAAGTCTCCTGGGTAACAGTCCTCTCAAACGCAGCAAGGAAGGGGTCCTCGGGGGGGATGTGTTTACAGTTCCACACTGACGACTCCATCTCAGGTGGCTGGAGGGACTGAGAGAAAGCAGGGAAACGCATCGATGAGGGGTCCACGTCGGGGGGGACACAAGAAGGACGTGGCTGGGTGACGGACCAGGTGCTGACAGGGTCGTCCTGTAGGTGAGGGCTGCGACCAGACGAGGGGTCATGAAAAGCAGAAAGGAAAGGGTCCGCAGGTCGGCCAAGTGTTTGGTCTTTACTCTGTGACACAGGAGGCCATGCTGCCCAACCAACCGGTTCAGGAGAGGGCCCAAGGGGCTGATGGGAAGGTGAGTCCAGACCAGAGTCTTCGACATTCTCCGGGGAGGATGAATCAGACGAAAAGGCCGCATCTGAAAcgttaaagacattaaagaatattaacacagtaaatcagaagCTATCAACTGCAGCGTGAAACAAAGAGCTCGTAAcaattttattatcatttactGATCTGCAGACCTCAACTGTCAGGACATaagatatatacagtataatgtacagtatatttactgtactgacAAGTAGCaacttttttaatattatattacatttgttaaaGTATAAACATTTGCGTACAACAGAACGGCTTAATTACAAGAAGAAATCTGCCTCTCTGTGGTTTCCTGTCTTCATTTCGAGGAGATAATGTACTCTCCTCCTGACCTCTGTAAATCTGGTAAGATTTGCTGCCTCTTTATTAAGTAGATGTTGGACAAAAATTTGGATTTTGCTGCAACACAATAATGTATGTTGATTAATGACTCCATCTTGAGAGTGGATCGTTACACATTCCCTCAGTGACAGTGACTCTGAACAGTAGAGATACTGCATATTTTGGCATGCATCATTAAttaatctgtattttattatattgacAAGCTGCAGAGAGCTACAGAGCTATGTTTTACTAGTATttcttgtttcagttttatgagaGATATGGCTTCAAGGATGAGGACTAGCTCAGGGAAACTGGTAGGAAAAACTGTCTTATAATTAGGCCcaatttatatttttaccaATACGAacaactcaaaataaaaaatatgtatataaattataaaaatattttgaaatatatgttttaaaataagaactTCTCTTACATTCAGAAGCACCAAAAGCACTCTGCTCTCTGAGATGCTCACGACCATCAAAGCTTTTGGACTTGAACGCCGATTCCAGGGGTGGTCCAAAGAGACTGTCTGAGCCAGACGCCGTTGAGTTCAACCTGACAGAGAGCACAgtaaagagaagaggaaataataatcaaatcagGGGAAAGCAAAGAAGTGATGGAGAAACCAAGGAGGACAAATAGTCATGTAGGAGAAGGAGAACAGAAGTGCTGGTGTAAGTGAGAGAACTGATTTGGAATCTAATGTTCTCGTGTTAGGACACAGTATAAGTATTTGTAATTTACATACTGGACATACATCTTCtacataatgtaaaaatatactttataaGAGACCTTAGTAATTAAATATCTTATTGCTAATGATAGTTTATAAGATACGTTTTTAAGACTTGTGTAAACAGTGGTTTAAACTTATGATGTAGCTCGATGGCCTAAGGaaatattaatgataaaaacaactaaattaaagtaaatgaaaatttTTGGTGATCTGTCTGAGCTACAGATGAAATGGAGACTAGGAGGCgacctaaaataaaacaaggatGTTGACAGTTTAAAGACTGAAGAGGAAACCTGGAGAGCTTGAAATTGCTGAAAAGGCCATAGGATGATGCAGAtgcatgtttctctctgtgccaGTGAGggatgaaaggaaaaaagatgaTATGAAGGGCAAAGTCATCTCACCTGCTGTGATCAGGACTGGAGGTGGACCTGCGTAGACCATCCTGCTCTCCATCTATAACGAGAAGACACGCGCAGTAAGAAACTGTGATTCACTGCAGAGCATGCTCTTCCTAATCAGGACTAATAATCAGTAGCATGGTGTTCTTTGTCAGAGCGATGAGGGAACGCCGGGATGGGGTGAAACAAGTCGACACAAGGGAAAACCCATGAGCCATTACCTTTTCTGTGATATATACCAGCAATTAGCCCGGTCTCCCCCGGCTCCAGCTGCCACTGCTCTCACTGCAGAGTAACCGCTTTAATCAGACGCTCATCGTTAATCCTGTCACCCCTGAatttagagagagagactccctgctgctgctgttcatagcCTCCCACTCCAGCCTAACCTACTGTCAGCTAACAAACCTGTCACAGACCAGGCATGTTTTGGAGCACGAGCAGAGGGTCGGGTGTGACTAATGGAGGGTGACTGTTCATACAAGGTCAGCCAATAAAGAGATTTGTTGTCTGGAAGGAAAGACATCGGCTAAACAGGCTGAAAGTGGAGCTGCATTAGGAAACAAGGCGctacaaatgttgtttttatcctttaaaaCCACAGTAAAAGAACAAATACTAACTAACTATTAATTATTGTGTTCTCTTGTTTTATCCACCTATCAACAGTCCAAACTCTAAATATACTGAATTTACAAttagaaatgttgtttgtgtctgaaaAGCTGCAAACAGGAAGTATTTggctttttctatttttcaaaGAGATGATCAGAATAGTTGCTTCAAAAAGAAAAGCTTAACAGACTGAAGTGAGACTCACCCCTGTGGGAGGCAGCCTCACCTTCTTCTGAGCGGCCTCCTGCTGTACTCGAGtttcctgcagacacacaaaattGAGATTTCAGCTACTGTGTCAGAAATCTGTGATCAGGAACACAGTGCAAagactacagtacagtacagtgtatatTTCCCCTAACGTTATGTTTCAGAAGATGACTGCTGCacagaaatatgaatatatttaaaatgatctgaTTGAACTTACTGGACAGATGACGTTTGCCGGACacctgaaagacagagagaggtacAGTGGAGTCAATTAAACAATAAGTTTGGTCTCAGTCTATATTTTCTATCTGccaacaaattaaatgaaaagaccaaaactaTGATGTACTAGTGCATctcaacaaatacatttttagtataaaactgaagaacactgcatttttaaatgtttcactttttgcCAAAAttgtatataaaaatacttATTTCTTGGAATATTGATCATAATTGACATTAAATAGAATATCCATATCAATAAGGCatatataaaatacagcaaaaaataaaagtaataaaagatTTTCTTGGGAAAAATTACTATGTCTCCCTCCTGTGACGAGAAACACCAGAACAAACTCAACCTGTTGCCGTGGTCCTCGGTTGGGCGGTAAGGTGAGAGTCCCCACGGTGGCTTTCAGCTCCTTCTCAGTGGCAGCGGAGTTGCTGCGATTGCTGCTGGCGACCGGTCGGATCTGGATGTGGAACTTTTTGGGCTCCTCGTCGTCAAAATCGGAGTCACTGGAGTAGAAATTGTTGTTCTCCTTCTCAGAGCAGCgtacagagagaggacaggGTCAAAGAGAACAAGCTTACACTGCACAGGGAATGATGTTTTGTTAAATAAGGTCAAATAAGGAACCCGCTAATTGTAATTAAGAACACATTCATAAAAAATGCATGAGATTGAATTACAAATCAGCAGCCATTAGTTTTTAAACCCTTACTGATGAATCTTATAGTTCTTTTAGAAACGTGGATTGAATGGTTCATTAAAATTAGGCCAATAAACAAGGTTTAGGCTAGCAGTGTACACTGCAGCACATAGTCATATGCAACACACAGAGGCTGCACCACCGCAGAGTGTGCTGGAGGTGTCAGAAAGTTAAACCACCACTTCCTGCTGCACCATCACCCACCCAAACAAAAGTCACCTCCgcttcctcttttctttggACTCAACTCTCTGCTGCATGTGCACTTGTTGTGTCATGACACATGTTGTGTTcgtgacagacacactgacatgtaGCAGGAGCATCTTTGATGGATGTGTACCACCTATTCTGAGCAGACAGGGGGGCTTGATGGTGGTAAGACAAAGGCAGGAAGAGTTGTTATCTCACATCTGTCAGGACATAGAGCCTCCGCTGTTAAACAGCTCAGGGACAACAGAAGAGTTAGATCATGTAATATCAGCTTATTCCATTCTGCTGAACAATAGGTGGATAGTTTCAGCTGGAACCGCAATGATGCAGATTTATTCAATCGTGTGTGCTAACCATTAGGATGAGATGTAAATAACTTCACCGCTTTACAGTAAAGGAACCCACAAATGCAGCTGCTCATGTGAATAAACTGGTTAAATCCCACTtctcacctctgaccttctGATTACATTTCACATGAAACATGATAGTTGTTGGTTAAAGTTGGTGCCTATGACACATGAGAGTAAAGCCTatgatatatttataaaatatgtgGACATTGCAAGTGATGAGGTCAATCTGCAGAAGGTCCAGTAGTTGTTTGTGCTGATGATATTTTGAAGTGTTGAAAAATATTATCAATTTGTCAACCGTCTTGTCAATTCTTGTATTCTTGTATAATTCCAAATGAGAGGAAGATTGTGTTTTGACAAAAAGACTAATCCCAGACGACAAATATTGGAATATGATAGCAGGATGTATCCAGACCATTAACTATTCAGACTGAGCACACACGAGCAGAAAAGGATATCATTCTGGGTGCTGTCGGCTCGGATAACAAATCCCTCGTCGTCTACTTCCAGGGGCGAGTTCTATATGAAGAGgaacacatgcgcacacacaacAGCTGAGTCAGACAAACGGCACAACAGCCACA
This genomic window from Anabas testudineus chromosome 4, fAnaTes1.2, whole genome shotgun sequence contains:
- the fcho1 gene encoding F-BAR domain only protein 1 isoform X2, translating into MAFFQNNFWGEKNAGFDVLYHNMKHGQLATKELAEFVRERAAIEETYSKSMSKLAKMASNGSPQGTFAPMWDVFRVSSDKLALCHLELMRKMNDLIRDINKYGEEQVKIHRKTKEEMVGTVEAVQALQVQSGHLQKSKEGYHAKCLELDRLRKEGAPQKELEKAELKSKKAAESFGLCIEKYNRVGGEFEQKMSESAQKFQDIEEAHLRQMKQLIKGYSHSIEDTHVQVGQVHEEFKQNVENIGIDNLIQKFAEQKGTGKERPALAGFEEYMTALAPEGGKKSRAKAFRIPGLGKRDKEPDSTDSAVTEAPNSPLEVDDEGFVIRADSTQNGCSEKENNNFYSSDSDFDDEEPKKFHIQIRPVASSNRSNSAATEKELKATVGTLTLPPNRGPRQQVSGKRHLSRNSSTAGGRSEEDGEQDGLRRSTSSPDHSRLNSTASGSDSLFGPPLESAFKSKSFDGREHLREQSAFGASEYAAFSSDSSSPENVEDSGLDSPSHQPLGPSPEPVGWAAWPPVSQSKDQTLGRPADPFLSAFHDPSSGRSPHLQDDPVSTWSVTQPRPSCVPPDVDPSSMRFPAFSQSLQPPEMESSVWNCKHIPPEDPFLAAFERTVTQETFNLSDAWARPPPRPTQEGRGTEVRGDPFSNTLADTKTTSSSSLSSSTNRKDRDRKRDRSLPPPVTSDDPFAITMIGSPTHQSSVAAAAGLMPPHSTINSSGGSANSNRLGLNANSSSLSTGQPKKELMHWNSVHNPFSESVSGALSSSKTQEGGGKGDGGGGGERRKHRSSETEPRRNAPPLTRHSGPQEDLCFSTDKDQDCLDLNTHISCSVGSHKGSKHNFRQDAAEVVTAAPQRANRAKKNSGRLSGSERSRSLCSSPLPELSPPLTTSSSSSPSEWGPQARDNEWGAQNQAHSPARAGQPSPLPYQRQDHQQRQLHLSRGPSPISLSTQEAWPVAAAITEYINAYFKGGQHNCCLVKITGDLTMSFPAGIIRIFTANPNVPVLSFRLVNISRIDHFLPNQKLLYSDPSQSDPDTRDFWFNMQALQLYLQREAEVNPQASYYNVGLLKYQVSSQDPGRAPLLLSAECQRSGTVTRVSLDYHCCPATAPSTQLTTVQVLLPLDHTATDLQCQPPASWNAEERRLLWKLPNLSPTNHSKGSGTLCASWQCLEVPRGPPPSLAVQFVGSGASLSGMDVELVGGRYRMSLVKKRFATGKYMAGCSL
- the fcho1 gene encoding F-BAR domain only protein 1 isoform X1, which produces MAFFQNNFWGEKNAGFDVLYHNMKHGQLATKELAEFVRERAAIEETYSKSMSKLAKMASNGSPQGTFAPMWDVFRVSSDKLALCHLELMRKMNDLIRDINKYGEEQVKIHRKTKEEMVGTVEAVQALQVQSGHLQKSKEGYHAKCLELDRLRKEGAPQKELEKAELKSKKAAESFGLCIEKYNRVGGEFEQKMSESAQKFQDIEEAHLRQMKQLIKGYSHSIEDTHVQVGQVHEEFKQNVENIGIDNLIQKFAEQKGTGKERPALAGFEEYMTALAPEGGKKSRAKAFRIPGLGKRDKEPDSTDSAVTEAPNSPLEVDDEGFVIRADSTQNGCSEKENNNFYSSDSDFDDEEPKKFHIQIRPVASSNRSNSAATEKELKATVGTLTLPPNRGPRQQVSGKRHLSRNSSTAGGRSEEGEAASHRDGEQDGLRRSTSSPDHSRLNSTASGSDSLFGPPLESAFKSKSFDGREHLREQSAFGASEYAAFSSDSSSPENVEDSGLDSPSHQPLGPSPEPVGWAAWPPVSQSKDQTLGRPADPFLSAFHDPSSGRSPHLQDDPVSTWSVTQPRPSCVPPDVDPSSMRFPAFSQSLQPPEMESSVWNCKHIPPEDPFLAAFERTVTQETFNLSDAWARPPPRPTQEGRGTEVRGDPFSNTLADTKTTSSSSLSSSTNRKDRDRKRDRSLPPPVTSDDPFAITMIGSPTHQSSVAAAAGLMPPHSTINSSGGSANSNRLGLNANSSSLSTGQPKKELMHWNSVHNPFSESVSGALSSSKTQEGGGKGDGGGGGERRKHRSSETEPRRNAPPLTRHSGPQEDLCFSTDKDQDCLDLNTHISCSVGSHKGSKHNFRQDAAEVVTAAPQRANRAKKNSGRLSGSERSRSLCSSPLPELSPPLTTSSSSSPSEWGPQARDNEWGAQNQAHSPARAGQPSPLPYQRQDHQQRQLHLSRGPSPISLSTQEAWPVAAAITEYINAYFKGGQHNCCLVKITGDLTMSFPAGIIRIFTANPNVPVLSFRLVNISRIDHFLPNQKLLYSDPSQSDPDTRDFWFNMQALQLYLQREAEVNPQASYYNVGLLKYQVSSQDPGRAPLLLSAECQRSGTVTRVSLDYHCCPATAPSTQLTTVQVLLPLDHTATDLQCQPPASWNAEERRLLWKLPNLSPTNHSKGSGTLCASWQCLEVPRGPPPSLAVQFVGSGASLSGMDVELVGGRYRMSLVKKRFATGKYMAGCSL